The Oncorhynchus masou masou isolate Uvic2021 chromosome 31, UVic_Omas_1.1, whole genome shotgun sequence genome includes a region encoding these proteins:
- the LOC135524131 gene encoding zinc finger C3H1 domain-containing protein-like isoform X1 — MDSKSSNRTDEGELEDGEICDDDTDEKVLIQQDTMRPSSTNNNSSRNSRKSKPSARSLPPLMGSQPTDFRLLMPYNRGPHSHSPFPLNHRPQSGPDRPPPLGPHCDQSPRSSFWERSHTALGRFRHRWKPEDDGREDWGRGGWGDGCGGGRETGWVPPGRYGPGENHSNKKESPSRNKQKVTMGRNQVRNKQMMHHNAAKTENGVNESFEDLLTKYKQIQLELECIRKEENMVLKPEEDLPALNEPEVSASNPQTEPLPDTNSIPNDSAAEEKKVFQAFNLKPLRQKLLTPAEIDALKTKTEKKDPEREDGDTESERGPVEPVATPIAIPKGEEEKDGLKKEANKAGEKDTTACVCCRSKSEDPEEEGETKYSKVGCACCSESSEDSTPSPVKPKVKGSNEDEELSELQLRLLALQSASRKWHQKEQQVMNASKEKITNAKPSLEKIPNAKPSQEKIPNAKPSKEKIPNAKPSKEKIPNAKPSQEKTSSSTSSASNPAERGRVTTRSASSAASEKAKALANKPQEKAKAGAKPPAEKSKAPVKGYPGRKMVSPGSVAKQAFRKQQLRTWKLQQQRDQDELRRQEEEERRRREEEIRKIRDLSNQDEQYNRFMKLVGGSKPPLARNPSKSRDSDHTRKSSGKQGLDTSGNLYQYDNYDEVAMDTDSETNSPASSPVHDPFDVQGCFTHMPMPFPMDSSQYRIDLGQPRFLSVIPSAPPPPLPPMPPPPDELEPPPKPPFADEEEEEEMLLRETCLMSMANKKEITLDSGPPSPSPLVSLVQPVPMSNRSVVSLNTAPQPRNKKFSRGHHHPRLPLVLPRHKAVVVQLNGSDDSDSDMETCGSSTRTQFVFGGLEFMIKEARRSAEAAKAKPTSGSEENEPVRTPEALSDAKKAEYRLLKGEIASREKQKVLMDHSPRAVSSPAGSDPDVDFAAKAAAKLQLTEAETNLTKHRNLLLKDDGILRQLLQQEQKKKEALKAAEAKVAKLKEQLLASEKIVSANKTLLNRLQEQVHRVQLRVSVKKSHSLKLQKEMVQAQAAAGREPGGQKRRTDVSHPSPAKRLRVEVSVAPRGTERHFADLLAQKQRLQLLESEYALKIQKLKEAQALHNRGAVAEPPPPQATSTPIPRARQPSTPPTSPFPLPQPSLHDLTQDKLTLVSSEDITETEDGDMEPATAAVPSASTQSVRRRSFRETGAFTKPKLEPGGTGLVKDCPAKSAKVKAPGPGELFLGLEVEALQTMDKQQANLGELLLGELRALGGTVEKPPAGKVIEVDVDIMAAPSSRAELKPVPFGQYRSPLLVFKSYRFSPYFRTKEKLSLSSVSYSNVVVPKKCFCRFDLTGTCNDDDCKWQHMRNCTFGGNQLFHDILSYNLALIGCSESSTTDDISVATEKYLKKLFGTNKDCMGMDQKAVLLLSKVNESKRHVPPFTTCKDLRRWRPQPARQASPSAGDDSGDECADANPGPVKYDGFSKRSLSAAMDVCVTPDDKRYFISETDDISNLETSVLESPRDAQLWIKLAFKYLSQKETPGAECLDAALNTLSRALEDNRDNPEIWCHYLSLFSRRGKRDEVQEMCEMAVEHAPDYQVWWSYLTMESSFEGKDYVCGRLLQYLLDCSWTSGFSERLSFQLLESLLYRVQLSVFTGRLQNALAILQNALKSVTEQCIADHLTASDRCLVWLSFIHLTEFDRLPDSLYDPANSNPSRVVSTESFALPWRKPLDVRTEPDTLIAVFEDAVRQCTDQTLPPSERTLVCLPLYTNLIACYSLLGKYDAGLELCESLLALCPQSCVLLDALSGLYVGKGDCEQGVCVWLRALSQCPHNAEVFYHTCKFFMAQEKSSCITPLFREFVLSFCDGERSEQKPVDVLRSILGIPTEDILRGPVIKKQLQEQLSHQKPYLNLVHCLWQWVHGSVGEAMDAFERALGAVMQLNVLQKLWMDYLLFTSSKLAGSPSNGRELRMLSDLVQRCLVTVPSRLEVPFSSAQYWSCFRFHNKVMFHYLRCLPQSQHPHILERLTYTMPTNAELALRLLHQEWQDGNIEHLKFQARMLSSSIPNYLANWKIAIAVERELKERSEVRLLYQQALQKLPLCATLWKDRLLFEAAEGGKTDKLRKLVDKCQEVGVSLSEPLNLGWSKMEGEDH; from the exons ATGGATTCAAAGTCAAGCAATCGGACGGACGAAGGGGAGCTGGAAGACGGGGAGATCTGCGATGATGACACCGACGAAAAGGTGCTTATACAGCAGGATACAATGAGGCCTAGTAGTACGAACAACAACTCATCACGAAATTCACGGAAATCGAAACCATCGGCGCGAAGTTTACCACCTCTTATGGGTAGCCAGCCTACAGATTTTCGACTCTTAATGCCATACAACCGCGGACCTCATTCGCACAGTCCCTTCCCCCTGAACCACAGACCGCAAAGCGGACCCGATCGGCCGCCGCCACTGGGGCCTCACTGTGACCAGAGCCCACGTTCCAGCTTCTGGGAACGAAGTCACACAGCTCTGGGTCGATTTAGGCACCGGTGGAAACCAGAAGATGACGGTCGCGAGGATTGGGGACGGGGAGGCTGGGGAGACGgatgtggtggagggagagagactggttgGGTCCCCCCCGGCCGTTATGGGCCCGGAGAGAATCACAGTAACAAGAAAGAATCTCCCTCGAGAAACAAAC AGAAGGTAACGATGGGGAGGAATCAGGTAAGAAACAAGCAGATGATGCACCACAACGCTGCCAAAACCGAGAATGGTGTCAACGAGAGCTTTGAGGATCTGCTCACCAAGTACAAACAGATTCAGCTGGAGCTGGAATGTATTAGGAAAGAAGAGAACATGGTTCTGAAGCCCGAAGAAGACCTGCCGGCTCTGAACGAGCCTGAGGTTTCTGCCAGTAATCCCCAGACCGAGCCGTTACCCGACACTAACAGTATTCCCAATGACAGCGCTGCGGAGGAGAAGAAGGTATTTCAGGCGTTCAACCTCAAACCTCTACGACAGAAACTCCTCACTCCGGCAGAAATTGATGCGCTCAAAACGAAAACGGAAAAgaaagatccagagagagaggacggtgACACGGAGAGCGAAAGAGGTCCAGTTGAACCAGTTGCTACCCCGATTGCTATTCCCAAAG gagaagaggagaaagatggGTTGAAGAAAGAGGCGAACAAGGCAGGGGAGAAGGACACGACAGCTTGTGTGTGCTGCCGCAGCAAATCTGAGGACccggaggaagagggggagacgAAGTATTCGAAAGTCGGTTGTGCGTGCTGCAGCGAATCATCAGAGGACTCCACTCCATCCCCTGTCAAG CCTAAAGTGAAGGGGAGCAATGAAGACGAGGAGCTGTCTGAGCTGCAGCTGCGTCTCTTGGCCTTGCAGTCAGCCAGCAGGAAGTGGCACCAGAAAGAACAGCAGGTAATGAATGCGAGCAAGGAGAAGATCACCAACGCCAAGCCTTCCCTTGAGAAGATCCCCAACGCCAAGCCTTCCCAAGAGAAGATCCCCAACGCCAAGCCTTCCAAGGAGAAGATCCCCAACGCCAAGCCTTCCAAGGAGAAGATCCCCAACGCCAAGCCTTCCCAGGAGAAGACATCCAGCTCTACATCCAGTGCATCCAACCCAGCTGAAAGAGGCAGAGTCACCACCAGGTCTGCCTCCTCTGCTGCCTCAGAGAAGGCCAAAGCTCTGGCCAACAAGCCCCAGGAGAAGGCCAAGGCTGGGGCTAAGCCTCCAGCGGAGAAGAGCAAAGCTCCGGTCAAGGGCTATCCAGGGAGGAAGATGGTCAGCCCAG GCTCGGTGGCCAAGCAGGCGTTCCGGAAGCAGCAGTTGAGGACCTGGAAGCTCCAACAGCAGAGAGACCAGGACGAGCTGCGGAGACAGGAAGAAGAGGAACGCCGCAGGAGGGAGGAAGAAATCCGCAAGATCCGGGATCTGTCCAATCAGGACGAGCAGTACAACCGCTTCATGAAGCTGGTCGGGGGCTCCAAGCCGCCACTGGCGCGCAATCCGAGCAag tccagagaCAGCGACCACACTAGGAAGTCTTCTGGTAAACAGGGATTGGACACCTCAGGGAACCTTTACCAGTATGACAACTACGACGAGGTTGCCATGGATACTGACAGTGAGACCAATTCTCCGG CGTCTTCTCCAGTACATGATCCATTCGACGTCCAAGGATGTTTCACTCACATGCCCATGCCTTTCCCCATGGACTCCTCTCAATACAGAATT GATTTGGGTCAGCCGCGTTTCCTGTCCGTCATTCCGTCCGCGCCCCCTCCACCCTTACCCCCAATGCCCCCACCCCCGGATGAGCTAGAACCGCCCCCCAAGCCGCCGTTCGCtgacgaggaagaggaggaggagatgctgCTCAGAGAGACCTGCCTCATGTCCATGGCCAACAAGAAG GAGATTACCCTTGACAGcggccccccctctccctcccccctggtCAGTCTGGTTCAGCCGGTGCCCATGAGCAACCGGAGTGTGGTCAGCCTCAACACAGCACCCCAACCACGAAACAAGAAGTTCAGCCGAGGGCATCACCACCCCAGGCTCCCACTGGTG CTCCCGCGGCACAAGGCGGTGGTAGTCCAGCTCAACGGTTCAGACGACAGTGACTCGGACATGGAGACCTGCGGCAGCTCTACACGGACACAGTTTGTCTTTGGAGGCCTGGAGTTCATGATTAAGGAGGCCCGCAGGTCTGCAGAG GCAGCAAAAGCCAAACCGACGTCAGGGTCTGAGGAGAACGAACCAGTCAGAACTCCGGAGGCTCTATCCGATGCCAAGAAGGCTGAGTATCGTCTGCTGAAAGGAGAAATAGCCAG TAGGGAGAAACAGAAGGTTCTGATGGACCACAGTCCCCGAGCTGTGTCCTCTCCTGCAGGCTCCGATCCCGATGTGGACTTTGCTGCCAAGGCAGCGGCCAAGCTACAGCTGACCGAGGCAGAGACCAACCTGACCAAACACAG aaacctgctcctgaAGGACGACGGCATCCTGAGGCAGCTCTTGCAGCAGGAGCAGAAGAAGAAGGAGGCGTTGAAGGCAGCTGAGGCCAAGGTGGCCAAGCTCAAAGAACAGCTCCTGGCCTCGGAGAAGATCGTCAGCGCCAACAAGACCCTCCTCAACAGGCTCCAGGAACAG GTTCATCGTGTTCAGCTCCGCGTGTCAGTGAAGAAGAGCCACAGCTTGAAGCTGCAGAAAGAGATGGTCCAAGCCCAGGCCGCCGCAGGCAGAGAGCCAGGGGGTCAGAAACGACGCACGGACGTCAGCCACCCCTCG CCTGCGAAGCGTCTGCGGGTGGAAGTCTCTGTCGCCCCCCGCGGGACTGAGCGCCACTTCGCCGACCTCCTGGCCCAGAAGCAGCGTCTGCAGCTGCTCGAGTCGGAGTACGCCCTAAAGATCCAGAAGCTGAAGGAGGCCCAGGCCCTCCACAACCGAGGAGCCGTCGCCGAACCCCCGCCACCCCAGGCCACCTCCACCCCAATCCCCAGGGCTCGCCAGCCCAGTACCCCTCCCACCAGCCCCTTCCCTTTGCCCCAGCCATCCCTACATGACCTCACCCAGGATAAACTCACCCTGGTCAGCAGTGAGGATATCACTGAGACTGAAGACGGCGACATGGAACCCGCCACTGCAGCAGTGCCCTCCGCCTCCACCCAGAGTGTTCGCAGGCGCTCTTTCAGAGAGACGGGCGCCTTCACCAAGCCTAAACTGGAGCCCGGTGGGACTGGACTGGTCAAGGATTGTCCAGCCAAGTCAGCCAAGGTGAAGGCTCCTGGGCCTGGGGAGCTGTTCTTAGGGCTGGAGGTGGAGGCCCTGCAGACGATGGACAAGCAGCAGGCCAACCTAGGAGAGCTGCTGCTCGGGGAACTACGGGCGCTAGGTGGCACTGTGGAGAAACCTCCAGCTGGGAAG GTGATAGAGGTGGATGTAGACATAATGGCTGCCCCGTCAAGCCGTGCTGAGTTGAAGCCTGTCCCGTTCGGACAATATCGCAGCCCTCTCCTGGTCTTCAAGTCTTACAG GTTCAGTCCGTATTTTCGGACCAAGGAGAAGTTATCACTCAGCTCTGTGTCTTACAGCAATGTTGTTGTGCCCAAAAAGTGTTTCTGCCGCTTCGACCTCACAGGCACATGCAATGACGATGACTGCAAGTG GCAGCATATGAGAAATTGCACTTTCGGTGGAAACCAGCTTTTCCATGATATTCTGTCGTACAACCTGGCCTTGATTGGCTGCTCGGAGAGCAGTACTACTGATGACATCAGTGTTGCCACAG AAAAGTATTTAAAAAAGCTCTTTGGGACAAACAAGGATTGCATGGGAATGGACCAGAAGGCCGTCCTACTGTTGAGCAAAGTGAATGAAAGCAAAAGACATG TCCCTCCCTTCACCACGTGTAAGGATCTCCGGAGGTGGAGGCCTCAGCCTGCTCGCCAGGCCAGCCCAAGCGCTGGGGACGACAGCGGGGACGAGTGTGCAGACGCCAACCCTGGTCCGGTCAAATACG ACGGTTTTTCCAAGAGGAGTTTGTCTGCTgccatggatgtgtgtgtgaccccagacgacaagcgttactTCATTAGTGAGACTGACGACATATCTAACCTGGAGACCAGTGTCCTGGAGAGCCCCCGCGACGCACAGCTGTGGATCAAACTGGCCTTCAAATACCTCAGCCAGAAAGAGAC CCCCGGGGCGGAGTGCCTGGATGCTGCGTTGAACACGCTGTCTCGTGCCCTGGAGGACAACCGGGACAACCCCGAGATTTGGTGCCACTACCTGTCTCTGTTCTCCCGCCGCGGGAAGAGGGACGAGGTGCAGGAGATGTGTGAGATGGCTGTTGAGCACGCCCCCGACTACCAAGTCTGGTGGAGT TACCTAACCATGGAGAGCTCGTTTGAGGGGAAGGACTATgtgtgtggtcgtctgctgcagtaCCTACTAGACTGTTCTTGGACTAGTGGCTTCTCCGAGAGGCTCTCCTTCCAGTTGCTGGAGTCTCTACTCTACAGGGTCCAACTCAGCGTGTTCACCGGCCGGCTACAGAATGCCCTGGCCATCCTACAG AATGCCTTGAAGTCGGTAACTGAGCAGTGCATTGCTGACCACCTGACCGCGAGTGACCGCTGCCTAGTCTGGCTGTccttcatccacctgacagagtTTGACCGCCTGCCGGACAGCTTGTATGACCCGGCCAACTCCAACCCTTCCCGGGTGGTAAGCACAGAGTCCTTCGCCCTCCCCTGGAGAAAGCCGCTCGACGTCCGCACCGAGCCTGACACGCTTATCGCTGTGTTCGAAG ATGCAGTACGTCAGTGCACAGACCAGACTCTGCCTCCCAGTGAGAGAACTCTGGTCTGTCTGCCTCTATACACAAACCTCATCGCCTGCTACAGCCTGCTGGGAAA GTACGATGCGGGCCTGGAGCTGTGTGAGTCGCTGTTGGCGCTGTGCCCGCAGTCCTGTGTCCTGTTAGATGCCCTGTCAGGGCTCTACGTGGGGAAGGGGGACTGTGAGCAGGGTGTCTGCGTGTGGTTACGGGCTCTGTCCCAGTGTCCACACAATGCAGAGGTCTTCTACCACACCTGCAAGTTCTTTATGGCAcag GAGAAGTCAAGTTGCATCACTCCTCTGTTCCGGGAGTTTGTCCTGTCTTTCTGTGATGGGGAGAGAAGTGAACAGAAACCTGTGGATGTGCTACG GTCCATCCTTGGTATTCCAACAGAGGACATCCTAAGAGGCCCAGTTATCAAAAAGCAACTTCAAGAGCAGCTTAGTCACCAAAAGCCTTACCTGAACCTCGTCCACTG TCTGTGGCAGTGGGTGCACGGTAGTGTTGGGGAGGCGATGGATGCTTTCGAGAGAGCCCTGGGAGCCGTAATGCAGCTAAATGTCCTTCAAAAGCTATGGATGGA TTATCTCCTTTTTACCAGCAGTAAGCTAGCTGGGAGCCCCTCCAACGGCAGAGAGCTCCGGATGTTATCAGACCTGGTCCAGCGTTGCCTAGTAACTGTCCCTTCCAGGCTGGAGGTTCCGTTCAGCTCGGCCCAGTACTGGAGCTGCTTCAGATTTCACAACAAG GTTATGTTCCACTACCTGCGCTGTCTGCCCCAGTCCCAGCACCCCCATATCCTGGAGAGACTAACGTACACCATGCCCACCAACGCTGAACTGGCCCTGAG GTTGCTGCATCAAGAGTGGCAGGATGGAAATATAGAACATCTGAAATTCCAGGCCAGAATGTTGAGCAGTAGCATTCCAAACTATCTGGCCAACTGGAAAAT AGCGATCGCTGTGGAGAGGGAACTCAAGGAGCGCTCCGAG gtcCGGCTTCTTTATCAGCAAGCCCTGCAAAAGCTTCCactgtgtgccaccctatggaaAGAT cGCCTGCTGTTTGAAGCTGCGGAGGGAGGTAAAACTGATAAACTGAGGAAACTTGTTGACAAATGTCAAGAGGTGGGAGTGAGTCTAAGTGAGCCCCTAAATTTAGGCTGGAGcaaaatggagggagaggatcACTGA